GGCCATTTTTTCAAAGCGGGCCGCCAACACGTTTTTTGAAACATCAATCTCGACATCGTTCAATTTTTCTTCAATAAACTTTAAAACTGCCAACTTTTCATAAAGATCCCTGGCCCTTTCGTAGAGGTCTGCCAACTGGTGGTCTTCTGTCGAAGTTATGATGTCGGTCGAAAGTTTTACAAGCTCTTCCCTAATCTTTCGTTTCATCTTTCTGGTTCTTTGTATAAATGTACTACCAAAATCCGTGCCCCGTTTTGAATAAAAGGTTAAAATTTACCGTTAACCGAGCATGGATTTTTTAGTAATTTTAGGTTCTTCTTTAATAGAAACGTAAAACGGCTTACTTTCGTTTAAAAGTACAACATGTTTCTCGAAAACACGGTCAATCATAAAGAACAGTTCGGGTGGATAGAGGTCATCTGTGGGTCTATGTTCTCAGGTAAGACCGAAGAGTTGATCCGACGGTTGAAACGTGCCCAATTTGCCAAGCAAAAGGTTGAAATATTCAAACCTATTGTTGATACTCGCTATAACGAGGAAATGGTGGTGTCCCATGATGCCAATGAAATTCGCTCTACCCCTGTGCCCGCTGCCGCAAACATACGGCTGTTGGCCGATGATTGTGATGTGGTCGGCATTGACGAGGCCCAGTTTTTTGATGATGAGATAGTTACCGTGTGCAACGATCTTGCCAATAGGGGGGTCCGTGTGGTGGTTGCGGGATTGGATATGGACTTTAAAGGAAATCCGTTCGGGCCGATGCCTGCCTTAATGGCCACTGCCGAATATGTAACCAAGGTACATGCCGTGTGTACCCGCACCGGAAACCTTGCCAACTATAGTTTTCGAAAATCGAATGACGACAAACTGGTGCTTTTGGGCGAAACCGAAGAGTACGAGCCCTTGAGCCGGGCAGCATTCTACAAGGCCATGTTAAAAGAAAAACTGAATAAGATGGATGTCGAGGTGGAAGAAGTGGTAGCCAACAAAAAAGCTGCAAATGGGTAAGATTGGCGAGACCACACTTGAAATTGACCTTACTGCACTCGAACACAATTTCAATCACCTAAAATTACGGTTGCAACCGAAGACCAAGTTTTTGGCGGTAGTAAAGGCCTTTGCCTATGGGAGTGATATGGTCGCCATTGCACAAAAGCTCGAAAATCTCGATGTAGATTATTTTGCGGTTGCATATGTAAAAGAAGGGAGGGTGTTGCGAGATGCCGGCATTACAAAGCCTATTTTGGTGTTGCACCCGCAGATAGCCAATTTGGGCGAAATGATAGACCGTTGTCTAGAACCCAGTCTTTACTCACCCAGAATGCTTCGTGAATTTCTAAAGGTCGCTTCAGAAAAAGAGCAAAAAAACTATCCGGTACACCTAAAATTCAACACGGGTTTAAACCGTTTGGGGTTTTGGTCAACAGACGTAGATTACATTCTTGAACAATTGAAAGACAGGGATGCACTGAAGGTAATTTCTGTCTTTTCACACTTGGCCGCCTCAGAAGATTCCGGTGAGCGTGAATTCAGCCTTCGACAAATCGACACTTTTAAAAGAATCAGTGTTGAAATCTCCCAGAAACTGGGTTATCAACCCATGCGCCATATATTGAACACCTCGGGAATCATCAACTACCCCGAAGCACAGTTTGAAATGGTGCGCAGCGGAATCGGATTGTACGGTTATGGCAACGACCCCAAAGTTGACCCCCAGCTTCGCCCGGTAGCGACCCTAAAAACCATTATCTCGCAATTGCACAAAATTGAGCCCGGCGAGAGCGTTGGGTACAACAGGGGCTTTGTCTCAGATGGCTACCGCATCACCGCGACCCTACCAATTGGCCATGCCGATGGTATCGGCCGCCAATATGGGGGCGGTAAAACATTTGTTCTCATAAATGGTAAAAAGGCCCCGATCATAGGCAATGTGTGTATGGATATGATTATGGTCGATGTCACGGATATCGACTGTAAGGAAGGAGATGAGGTTTTGGTATTTGGCGGTGATCTTTCGGCCGAGCAGTTTGCGAATACCGCCAATACCATTTCGTATGAACTATTGACGGCCATATCACCCAGGGTACATCGTATCATTATTGTATAAAATCCTTAAAATGAGGGTAGACCACTTTTTTTTGGCTACATTGCATACCAATAACCATTAATACTTTATTCAGATGCTTAAAGAATTCAAGGATTTTGCCATGAAAGGAAACCTCGTCGACATCGCCGTTGGTTTCGTTATGGGTGCTGCTTTTAACAAAGTGGTGGCCTCATTTACCGGAGGTATTGTCTCTCCATTGATCGGTCTATTGTTCGATGCCGATTTCAAAGATTTAAAATACATAATCAAGGAAGGAACCATGAACGATGCAGGTGAAAAGGTGGGCGAAGTGGCTGTACTCTACGGCGATTTCATCACCAATGTAATCGACTTTATCATTGTGGCCTTTGTCATGTTCTTGATCGTGAAAGGTGTCAATAAGATGAAGAAAAAAGAAGAACCGGCACCCGATCCAGGGCCATCAGAAAAAGACCTTTTGATGGAGATTCGGGATGCACTGAAAAAATAATGTCCGTTCGGGCACGGCCCTGAAAAAATTCAGGGAAGGCCGCTACATCACGTTTAACCTAAACCGCCCTTCACTTCGACTATGCTCAGTGACAGGCGGTTTTTTTATGAAGCCCAGTGTGCAGTATTCTCTGTAAGGAAAAGGCATGAGCATTTGTTTCAAATATAACTTATTGTTGTATTTTTCTAAATTATTCAATTTTCATTTGCCCTTTCCGGCTTTGGCAGTACCTTTGGCTTCTCAAATCAAAAAAGATGAAAGTAGCCGTTGTAGGTGCCACCGGAATGGTAGGCGAAGTAATGCTAAAAGTACTGGCCGAACGTAATTTTCCGATTACCGAATTGCTCTTGGTCGCCTCTGAGCGTTCCGTCGGCAAAAAACTGACCTTTAATGGAAAAGAACATACGGTCATCGGTTTGGCCGATGCGGTGGCTGCAAAGCCCCAAATAGCCATTTTTTCGGCTGGTGGCGATACCTCGTTGGAATGGGCCCCAAAATTTGCAGAAGTAGGAACCACTGTGGTTGACAACTCTTCTGCATGGCGAATGGATCCCAGCAAAAAATTGGTGGTGCCCGAAATAAACGCCCATGTGCTCACCAAAGAAGACAAAATAATCGCCAACCCCAACTGTTCGACCATACAATTGGTCATGGCGCTGAACCCCCTGCACAAAAAGTACAGAATGAAACGGGTCGTTGTCTCTACCTATCAATCCGTTTCGGGTACAGGCGTAAAGGCGGTGCAACAACTCGAAAACGAAATGGCGGGGGTGCAGGGCGAAATGGCCTACCCATACCCCATTAACCGAAACGCACTGCCCCATTGCGATGTATTCATGGAAAACGGCTACACCAAAGAAGAGATGAAACTTGCCCGAGAACCCCAAAAGATATTTGATGACCGCACCTTTTCGGTAACCGCCACAGCCGTACGCATTCCGACTTCAGGCGGGCATTCTGAGTCCGTCAATGTGGAATTCCATAATGATTTTGACCTCTCTGAAGTGCGTCAACTGTTGAGTGAAACCCCAGGGGTGGTGGTGCAAGACAACCCTGAGACCAACACCTACCCCATGCCCATCTATGCACATGACCAAGATGAAGTCTTCGTGGGTCGTATTCGTCGCGACGAAACGCAGCGCAATACTCTCAATATGTGGATTGTCTCTGACAACCTGCGCAAAGGTGCTGCAACCAATGCCGTACAGATTGCTGAATATTTGGTAGAGAAAGGCCTTGTGTAAGATGGTCATTCCTGAATCCGCATGAATCAAAAAAACATCGTTATTTTTCGTGATGGATTCCTGTTTTTGCGGGAATGACAAATCATGCGTTAAAAAAAGTTAACACTTTTCGGTATTGCTCTGACTTTCCTTGGTTTAATGGTATTTTAGCAAGACTAATTCCTATCGAAAATGAGAAAAATAACCATCCTCGCGTCCGTTCTTATCTTTGCCGCCTGTAATATGGAAAAAAAGAGAGACCCTATTGTTGTGAACTATCCGGAAACCAAAAAAGTAGACACGGTTGACACGTATTTTGGAACCGAGGTGCCAGACCCGTATCGCTGGCTCGAAGACGACCGAAGTGCCGAGACCGAGGCTTGGGTAAAAACCCAGAACAATGTTACGTTTGGGTATCTTGACAGCATTCCCTTTCGTGATGACCTGAAGCAACGCTTGGAAAAAATATGGAACTACGAAAAACTAAGTTCGCCCTTTAAAGAAGGCAATTACACCTACTTCTATAAAAATGACGGACTTCAGAACCAATATGTGGTCTACCGGAAAAAAGAAGACGGCGAAGCCGAGGTATTTCTAGACCCCAACACCTTCTCGGAAGATGGCACTACCTCTTTGATGGGCCTTAGCTTTACCAAAGATGGTTCAATGGCGGCCTACCTGATATCAGAGGGGGGCAGTGACTGGCGCAAGGCGGTCGTTATTGATGCCGAGAGCAGAGAGATTGTAGAAGACACCTTGGTCGATATCAAGTTCAGTGGCATTTCTTGGAAGGGCAATGATGGTTTCTTCTATTCAAGCTACGACAAGCCCAAGGGCAGCGAACTTTCGGCCAAGACCGATCAGCACAAACTATATTACCATAAACTGGGCACGCCCCAGTCAGAAGACGAGCTTATCTTCGGCGGCACACCCGAGCAAAAACACCGGTATGTAGGGGGCTATGTCTCTGAAGATGAAAAATATCTTTTTATTTCGGCATCCGTTTCCACTTCGGGCAATAAATTGTTCCTGAAAGATTTGACGGAGCCAAACAGCGAGTTGGTGACCATCGTAGGCGATACCGATTCAGACACTTATGTAATCGACAATGAGGGCTCCACCCTTTACCTGGTTACCAATCGTAATGCTCCCAATAAAAAAGTGGTGGTTGCCGATGCTGCCAATCCTTCCCCTGAGAACTGGAAAGACCTGATTCCCGAGACCGAGCACGTTTTAACGGCCGGTACCGGCGGAGGCTATTTCTTTGCCGAATACATGGTCGATGCCATCTCGAAAGTGTTGCAATACGACTATGAAGGCAATCTGGTTCGTGAAGTGGAATTGCCCGGTGTGGGAAGCGCAGGAGGTTTTGGTGGCAAAAAAGATGACAAGGAATTCTATTTTTCATTCACCAATTACAAGACCCCAGGATCATCATATAAATACAATGTGGAAACCGGTGAGTACGAATTGTATTGGCAGCCTGACATTGATTTCAATCCTGATGATTATGAGTCGACACAGGTATTCTATACCTCTAAGGACGGTACCAAGGTGCCCATGATCATCACCCACAAAAAAGGGATTGAACTCAACGGAAAGAACCCAACGATCCTATATGGTTACGGTGGCTTCAACATCAGCCTTACGCCCTCTTTCAGTATTGTGAACGCCGTTTGGATGGAACAGGGCGGCGTGTATGCCGTACCCAATCTTCGCGGTGGGGGCGAATATGGAAAAAAGTGGCACTTGGCGGGCACCAAAATGCAGAAACAAAATGTGTTCGATGATTTTATCGCCGCTGCCGAGTACCTTATAGAAAAGGGGTATACCTCAAAAGAATACCTGGCTATTCGCGGGGGATCCAATGGCGGTCTCTTGGTGGGTGCTACCATGACCCAGCGCCCAGACCTGATGCAGGTTGCGTTACCAGCCGTTGGTGTGTTGGATATGCTCCGTTACCATACCTTTACCGCTGGTGCAGGCTGGGCCTACGACTACGGCACGGCTGAAGAAAGCAAAGAAATGTTCGAATACCTAAAAGGATATTCCCCCGTTCACAACGTCAAGGAAGGGGTCGAATACCCTGCCACCCTGATCACAACGGGCGACCACGATGACCGTGTAGTACCCGCCCACAGCTTTAAGTTTGCCGCGGAACTACAAGAAAAACAGGCAGGCGACAATCCCGTGCTAATACGCATCGAGACCAAGGCAGGGCATGGCGCAGGCACCCCTGTAAGCAAGACCATCGAGCAGTATGCCGATATTTTCGCCTTTACTTTGTACAACATGGGATATGATGAAATACCCAATCAAGCCGTGTTAAAAGAGTTTAAGGATTAGGGATATTTGAAATAATGTGATATTAAAATCCGTTTCTAATAGAAGCGGATTTTTTCATGACCGAACAATGCTCGAACTAAAAAACGTTTCATTCGCCTATCACAAAAAACCAGTGCTCGACACCATTTCACTGCGGCTTGAACGGGGTGGGCACTTGGCCATTATGGGCGAAAGCGGTTCGGGCAAGAGCACCTTGCTCAAGGCCATTTACGGACTTTTGGAGTTGAAACATGGTGAGGTACACTGGAACGGCCATCAAGTATTGGGGCCAAACTTCACTCTTATTCCTGGCGAAAAGTACATGAAATACGTTTCGCAAGATTTTGAGCTCATGCCCTTTACCACCGTTGGTGAGAACATCTCAGCACATCTATCTGCCTTTAATCTAGAAAAGCATGACCAACGGGTTGCAGAACTGCTACAGGTCATCGAGATGGAAGATATGGGTGAGGTAAAGGTCAAAAACCTGAGCGGCGGTCAAAAACAACGCGTTGCACTGGCACGGGCATTGGCACAAGAGCCTGAAATATTATTGCTGGACGAGCCTTTCAGTAACATCGATCAGTTTAAAAAGAACAAATTGCGGCATCGCCTTTTTCCATATTTAAGGGAAAAGAACATAACCGTGGTCACGGCCACCCATGACCCGGACGACGTGCTCTCATTTGCAGATGAGGTACTGATCCTGAAAGATGGGGAAGCCCTTGTTCAAGAAGCGACAACACAGCTGTACCACAACCCAAAATTACCCTACGTGGCAGGTTTGTTTGGCAGGGTGAACCATTTGCCCATAAAGCTCTTAAAAGACTATGCCAAGACCGAACATCAGGTATTGGCCTACCCGCACGAATTGCGGCTGGCCAAAAAATCTGGCTTCAAGGTGGTGGTGAAAGACTGTTTCTTTAAGGGCAGCCATTATCTTATCGAGGGCATTCGAGAAGACTCAGGACCTATTTTCTTTAATCATGATGAGCCTCTCGAAATAGGCCGTCTGGTGTATTTGAACATCGCCCTTCATATTATCAACAAACGATTGAATTTAGTAGGGTAAGATGTAGCTTACGGCCCTATGCCATTGAAGCCAATTGCCTGCCCACCAGGCTGCCTATTGCAACCCCCATACCGCCTAGGCGTATACCACAGTATACGTGGTCACTATGTTGTTTTACAATGGGTCTCTTTTTGGGGCCAACACCCATGATACCGCTCCAACGGCGATCAATTTCAACCGCCCTTCCCGGTAGTATCACCTCGGCGAGAAGTTGTTCCAATGCTTCTTGAATATGCCCTGTGGTGCCGAACCGGGCCGTTTCTTCTCCTTTAAGGTCAAGGTTGCGGCCGCCCCCAAACAGAATTCGACCTTCTACGTTCCTGAAATAATAATACCCCTCTTCAAAATGAAAGGTGCCCTTGATACGAAGGTTTTCAATCGGGTGGGTGACCAAAACTTGGGCCCGTGCGGGCTTTACTTTTTCGTCTAGTAATTGTGCCGCAAAACCGTTTGTGGCCACAAACAGTTTCTTGCTAAAAAATTCGAGTTGTTCGGTTTTTATATGCACTCCATTGGGGCCATGCTCAAAGGCATCTACCCTCATTCCGTTTAAAACGATAACACCGAGGCGTTGTGCTTTCTTCAGTAAGTGAAGCATCATCTTGCCTGTGTGCAACTGCCCCTCAAATTGGTGTGTTATATACGTGTCTTGAACGCCTTTAAAGCCAAAGTGGTTAGGCTGTTCCTTAAAGGGGTTTTCTTTAAAAATGGGCTTCAATAACTTATTTATCCTTCCCATCTGTCCTTTACAGCGGTCATATAGGTAGGTATCCTTCTTTAAAAAAATCTCATGCCCGCCAAGGCGTTCGTATTCTATGTTTTTATCGCCCAGCATATGTCGAAGCAACTGAATGCCCTCAAACCGTTGGCGCACCAACTGTGCCACTTCGTCTTCCCTATGGGATTCTAGATCGGCGGTGATTTCAGAAATGCTGCCAAAACAGGCAAAGCCCGCGTTTTTGGTGCTGGCACCTTGCGGCAAAAGGCCCTTTTCAAGTACAAGTACTTTTGAGCTTGGATATGTTTCCATTAAAAAAATGGCCGTGGTCAAACCCACGATACCGCTTCCTACTATGGTGAAATCAATATCTGAAAACCATATCCTATCCTCCCAATAACTTAACTCCATATAAAAAAACCCCGACTAGGTCGGGGCGCTCTTTAATATTTATATTTTGGATCCATCTTAAAGTCTTCCATAAACTTGGTGGTGTAGTTGCCCGCCAAGTAATCGGGGTGCTCCATGAGCTGTCTGTGAAAAGGTATCGTTGTTTTGATACCTTCGATGACGAACTCATCCAATGCCCTTCGCATCTTGTTGATGGCTTCTTCCCTAGTCTGGGCCGTTGTAATCAATTTGGCTATCATGGAATCATAGTTCGGAGGAATCGAATACCCACTGTACACATGGGTGTCTAACCGCACACCGTGACCCCCCGGGGTATGCAATGTGGTTATCTTTCCAGGTGATGGCCTAAAATCGTTATATGGGTCTTCGGCATTGATCCGACATTCAATGGAATGTAGTTTTGGCGTATAGTTTTTGCCAGAAATCGGTACTCCGCCCGCCACCAAGATCTGTTCACGGATCAAATCGTAATCGATGACCTGTTCGGTGATTGGGTGCTCTACCTGAATACGGGTATTCATTTCCATAAAATAGAAATTGCGGTGCTTGTCTACCAAGAATTCGACAGTGCCCGCACCTTCATATTTGATATATTCCGCTGCCTTTACCGCCGCTTTTCCCATTGCATCGCGCAATTTATCGGTCATAAAAGGCGATGGGGTCTCTTCGGTCAATTTTTGATGCCTACGTTGCACAGAGCAGTCACGTTCGGAGAGGTGGCATGCCTTGCCGTATTGGTCGCCCACAACCTGAATTTCAATGTGTCGGGGCTCCTCAATCAATTTTTCCATGTACATGCCACCGTTGCCGAAAGCGGCCTCTGCCTCTTTTACGGCACTTTCGTAGTTTTTCTCAAGGTCTTCTTCCTTCCAGATGGCGCGCATTCCTTTTCCGCCGCCACCGGCAGTGGCCTTTATCATTACGGGGTATCCCATTTTCTTGGCGACCTTTTTGGCTTCCTCAACATCTTTTAGGATACCATCAGAACCGGGAATGGTTGGCACCCCGGCTTTCTTCATGGTCTCCTTGGCCGTGGCCTTATCGCCCATTTTGTCTATCTGCTCCCCAGAGGCGCCGATGAATTTGATATCGTGCTCGGCACAAATTCTAGAGAACTTTGAGTTTTCGGAAAGAAACCCATACCCTGGGTGAATGGCATCTGCATTGGTTATTTCAGCCGCAGCGATGATATTCGGTATTTTAAGGTACGATTCGTTACTGGGTGCCGGACCGATACAAACGGCCTCATCTGCAAAACGGACATGGAGGCTCTCTTCATCTGCCTTTGAGTAGACCGCGACGGTTTTGATACCCATTTCCTTGCAGGTACGAATAACCCGTAGTGCAATCTCCCCCCTATTTGCAATCAATATTTTTTTGAACATAGCTTCTTGTTTAAAATTCAAATTCCAAGCACCAAAATCCAATCAAAAATGTAAGATTCGGTCCCGATGGCCATCGGGATTGGTATTGAAATTTTAACTGGGATCAACCAAGAACAATGGCTGGTCAAACTCAACCGGTGAAGAATCTTCAACCAAAATCTTGACAATCTTACCAGAAACTTCAGACTCGATGTCATTGAATAGTTTCATTGCCTCAATTACGCAAAGCACATCGCCTGGTTTGATTTCTTGACCAACCTCAACGAAAGGAGGCTTGTCAGGAGACGGCTTTCTGTAGAAGGTGCCGATTATGGGTGACTTAATAGTGATGTATTTAGAATCATCTTCTTCTGATTTCTTTTCTTCAGCAGAAGGTGCCTTTGGCACCTCGGCTACAGGTGCTGCAGGTGCAGCCGCCACCGGAGCTTGCGCCATCGGTATCTGCTGCACTATCGTGGTTTCCGGTGTGTTGGTGTGCGAACCTGTGCGAATGGTAATCTTTAACTCTTCGGTCTCAAGTTTTACCTCGCTGGCCCCAGACTTGGCCACAAACTTGATCAGACTTTGAATTTCTTTGAGATCCATGAAATTTGATTTAGTTAGTTTATAATCAATAGGCCCATTTCAAATATACGGAGCCCCAAGTAAATCCGCCGCCAAAGGCTGCGAATATCAAATTATCGCCCTTTTTGAGTTGTGCTTGATAATCATGCAACAAAAGGGGAAGTGTCGCCGATGTGGTATTGCCATATCGGTGTATGTTCATCATAACCTTGCTTTCGTCAAGGCCCATTCTATTGGCCGTGGCGTCTATGATTCTTTTGTTGGCCTGGTGCGGTACCAACCAGTTTACATCTTCGTGGGTCAGGCCGTTGCGCTCCATGATCATGGCCGATACGTCTGCCATGTTAGATACCGCGAATTTAAATACCGATTTCCCATCTTGATAAACATAATGTTGCTTGTTCTTGACTGTTTCCTCCGATGCGGGTAAAATGGAACCCCCGGCATCTATTTTTAAGAATTGGCGCCCTACCCCATCAGATCTCAGATGTTCATCTTGAACCCCAAGCCCTTCGTCGTTGGGCTCGAATAGCACTGCGCCGCCCCCATCACCAAAAATGATGCATGTGGTTCGGTCGGTATAGTCAATAATAGAAGACATTTTGTCGGCACCTATCAATAGTACTTTTTTGTAACGCCCGGATTCTATATAACTGGCGGCAGCCGACATACCGAACAAAAAACTTGAACAAGCGGCCTGAAGGTCATATGAAAATGCATTTTTCGCCCCAATTTGTGACGCCACATAGGCCCCAGTAGATGCAACGGGCATATCGGGCGTGGCCGTGGCCATGATAACCAAATCGATTTCAAGTGGATCGAGGCCCTTTTTCTCGATAAGGTCTTCAGCAGCCTTTATCGCCAAAAAGGAGGTGCCCTTGCCTTCTTCCTTCAAGATCCTTCGCTCTTTGATTCCGGTTCTGGTCGTGATCCACTCATCGGTGGTCTCAACCA
This portion of the Flagellimonas lutaonensis genome encodes:
- a CDS encoding NAD(P)/FAD-dependent oxidoreductase codes for the protein MELSYWEDRIWFSDIDFTIVGSGIVGLTTAIFLMETYPSSKVLVLEKGLLPQGASTKNAGFACFGSISEITADLESHREDEVAQLVRQRFEGIQLLRHMLGDKNIEYERLGGHEIFLKKDTYLYDRCKGQMGRINKLLKPIFKENPFKEQPNHFGFKGVQDTYITHQFEGQLHTGKMMLHLLKKAQRLGVIVLNGMRVDAFEHGPNGVHIKTEQLEFFSKKLFVATNGFAAQLLDEKVKPARAQVLVTHPIENLRIKGTFHFEEGYYYFRNVEGRILFGGGRNLDLKGEETARFGTTGHIQEALEQLLAEVILPGRAVEIDRRWSGIMGVGPKKRPIVKQHSDHVYCGIRLGGMGVAIGSLVGRQLASMA
- a CDS encoding aspartate-semialdehyde dehydrogenase codes for the protein MKVAVVGATGMVGEVMLKVLAERNFPITELLLVASERSVGKKLTFNGKEHTVIGLADAVAAKPQIAIFSAGGDTSLEWAPKFAEVGTTVVDNSSAWRMDPSKKLVVPEINAHVLTKEDKIIANPNCSTIQLVMALNPLHKKYRMKRVVVSTYQSVSGTGVKAVQQLENEMAGVQGEMAYPYPINRNALPHCDVFMENGYTKEEMKLAREPQKIFDDRTFSVTATAVRIPTSGGHSESVNVEFHNDFDLSEVRQLLSETPGVVVQDNPETNTYPMPIYAHDQDEVFVGRIRRDETQRNTLNMWIVSDNLRKGAATNAVQIAEYLVEKGLV
- a CDS encoding prolyl oligopeptidase family serine peptidase — its product is MRKITILASVLIFAACNMEKKRDPIVVNYPETKKVDTVDTYFGTEVPDPYRWLEDDRSAETEAWVKTQNNVTFGYLDSIPFRDDLKQRLEKIWNYEKLSSPFKEGNYTYFYKNDGLQNQYVVYRKKEDGEAEVFLDPNTFSEDGTTSLMGLSFTKDGSMAAYLISEGGSDWRKAVVIDAESREIVEDTLVDIKFSGISWKGNDGFFYSSYDKPKGSELSAKTDQHKLYYHKLGTPQSEDELIFGGTPEQKHRYVGGYVSEDEKYLFISASVSTSGNKLFLKDLTEPNSELVTIVGDTDSDTYVIDNEGSTLYLVTNRNAPNKKVVVADAANPSPENWKDLIPETEHVLTAGTGGGYFFAEYMVDAISKVLQYDYEGNLVREVELPGVGSAGGFGGKKDDKEFYFSFTNYKTPGSSYKYNVETGEYELYWQPDIDFNPDDYESTQVFYTSKDGTKVPMIITHKKGIELNGKNPTILYGYGGFNISLTPSFSIVNAVWMEQGGVYAVPNLRGGGEYGKKWHLAGTKMQKQNVFDDFIAAAEYLIEKGYTSKEYLAIRGGSNGGLLVGATMTQRPDLMQVALPAVGVLDMLRYHTFTAGAGWAYDYGTAEESKEMFEYLKGYSPVHNVKEGVEYPATLITTGDHDDRVVPAHSFKFAAELQEKQAGDNPVLIRIETKAGHGAGTPVSKTIEQYADIFAFTLYNMGYDEIPNQAVLKEFKD
- a CDS encoding ABC transporter ATP-binding protein; protein product: MLELKNVSFAYHKKPVLDTISLRLERGGHLAIMGESGSGKSTLLKAIYGLLELKHGEVHWNGHQVLGPNFTLIPGEKYMKYVSQDFELMPFTTVGENISAHLSAFNLEKHDQRVAELLQVIEMEDMGEVKVKNLSGGQKQRVALARALAQEPEILLLDEPFSNIDQFKKNKLRHRLFPYLREKNITVVTATHDPDDVLSFADEVLILKDGEALVQEATTQLYHNPKLPYVAGLFGRVNHLPIKLLKDYAKTEHQVLAYPHELRLAKKSGFKVVVKDCFFKGSHYLIEGIREDSGPIFFNHDEPLEIGRLVYLNIALHIINKRLNLVG
- a CDS encoding thymidine kinase, whose product is MFLENTVNHKEQFGWIEVICGSMFSGKTEELIRRLKRAQFAKQKVEIFKPIVDTRYNEEMVVSHDANEIRSTPVPAAANIRLLADDCDVVGIDEAQFFDDEIVTVCNDLANRGVRVVVAGLDMDFKGNPFGPMPALMATAEYVTKVHAVCTRTGNLANYSFRKSNDDKLVLLGETEEYEPLSRAAFYKAMLKEKLNKMDVEVEEVVANKKAANG
- the mscL gene encoding large conductance mechanosensitive channel protein MscL, with translation MLKEFKDFAMKGNLVDIAVGFVMGAAFNKVVASFTGGIVSPLIGLLFDADFKDLKYIIKEGTMNDAGEKVGEVAVLYGDFITNVIDFIIVAFVMFLIVKGVNKMKKKEEPAPDPGPSEKDLLMEIRDALKK
- the accC gene encoding acetyl-CoA carboxylase biotin carboxylase subunit — translated: MFKKILIANRGEIALRVIRTCKEMGIKTVAVYSKADEESLHVRFADEAVCIGPAPSNESYLKIPNIIAAAEITNADAIHPGYGFLSENSKFSRICAEHDIKFIGASGEQIDKMGDKATAKETMKKAGVPTIPGSDGILKDVEEAKKVAKKMGYPVMIKATAGGGGKGMRAIWKEEDLEKNYESAVKEAEAAFGNGGMYMEKLIEEPRHIEIQVVGDQYGKACHLSERDCSVQRRHQKLTEETPSPFMTDKLRDAMGKAAVKAAEYIKYEGAGTVEFLVDKHRNFYFMEMNTRIQVEHPITEQVIDYDLIREQILVAGGVPISGKNYTPKLHSIECRINAEDPYNDFRPSPGKITTLHTPGGHGVRLDTHVYSGYSIPPNYDSMIAKLITTAQTREEAINKMRRALDEFVIEGIKTTIPFHRQLMEHPDYLAGNYTTKFMEDFKMDPKYKY
- a CDS encoding beta-ketoacyl-ACP synthase III; the protein is MSKKTAAITAVGGYVPDFVLSNKLLETMVETTDEWITTRTGIKERRILKEEGKGTSFLAIKAAEDLIEKKGLDPLEIDLVIMATATPDMPVASTGAYVASQIGAKNAFSYDLQAACSSFLFGMSAAASYIESGRYKKVLLIGADKMSSIIDYTDRTTCIIFGDGGGAVLFEPNDEGLGVQDEHLRSDGVGRQFLKIDAGGSILPASEETVKNKQHYVYQDGKSVFKFAVSNMADVSAMIMERNGLTHEDVNWLVPHQANKRIIDATANRMGLDESKVMMNIHRYGNTTSATLPLLLHDYQAQLKKGDNLIFAAFGGGFTWGSVYLKWAY
- the accB gene encoding acetyl-CoA carboxylase biotin carboxyl carrier protein; the protein is MDLKEIQSLIKFVAKSGASEVKLETEELKITIRTGSHTNTPETTIVQQIPMAQAPVAAAPAAPVAEVPKAPSAEEKKSEEDDSKYITIKSPIIGTFYRKPSPDKPPFVEVGQEIKPGDVLCVIEAMKLFNDIESEVSGKIVKILVEDSSPVEFDQPLFLVDPS
- the alr gene encoding alanine racemase; this translates as MGKIGETTLEIDLTALEHNFNHLKLRLQPKTKFLAVVKAFAYGSDMVAIAQKLENLDVDYFAVAYVKEGRVLRDAGITKPILVLHPQIANLGEMIDRCLEPSLYSPRMLREFLKVASEKEQKNYPVHLKFNTGLNRLGFWSTDVDYILEQLKDRDALKVISVFSHLAASEDSGEREFSLRQIDTFKRISVEISQKLGYQPMRHILNTSGIINYPEAQFEMVRSGIGLYGYGNDPKVDPQLRPVATLKTIISQLHKIEPGESVGYNRGFVSDGYRITATLPIGHADGIGRQYGGGKTFVLINGKKAPIIGNVCMDMIMVDVTDIDCKEGDEVLVFGGDLSAEQFANTANTISYELLTAISPRVHRIIIV